The following are from one region of the Halictus rubicundus isolate RS-2024b chromosome 15, iyHalRubi1_principal, whole genome shotgun sequence genome:
- the Npc2b gene encoding Niemann-Pick type C-2b: MLRETILVFAVLAAVACATQVFECGSGEPITDTNLIKISGCDKPPCKLKRGTRPSVEQKFVVDHDVANVKNSVFALVLSVPLPFVGVDGTSACENIFNEDGTHPDSCALKAGTQYVYKREFAILPIYPTISLRIHYALKDGNSTIACFEVPSKITN, translated from the exons ATGCTGAGGGAAACGATTCTCGTTTTCGCGGTTCTGGCCGCGGTCGCCTGCGCCACGCAAGTCTTCGAGTGCGGGAGTG GAGAGCCGATAACAGATACGAATCTGATTAAGATATCCGGGTGCGACAAGCCGCCGTGCAAGCTGAAACGCGGGACCAGGCCATCGGTGGAGCAAAAGTTTGTGGTCGACCACGACGTCGCTAATGTAAAGAACTCGGTGTTCGCGTTGGTACTCTCTGTGCCATTGCCGTTCGTCGGCGTTGACGGTACCAGCGCGtgcgaaaacattttcaacGAAGATGGTACACACCCCGACTCGTGCGCGCTCAAGGCCGGCACCCAGTACGTCTACAAACGCGAGTTCGCCATCCTGCCCATCTATCCTACG ATCTCCTTGAGGATACATTACGCGTTGAAGGACGGGAACAGCACGATCGCATGCTTCGAGGTCCCCTCGAAGATCACGAactga